A genomic window from Elaeis guineensis isolate ETL-2024a chromosome 3, EG11, whole genome shotgun sequence includes:
- the LOC105041701 gene encoding uncharacterized protein isoform X1: MATAGGLGYGVQNPPMEVSRDQDLVADLQSQLVSLRHRVEELEREKERLLSRISRCRCSKEEDVTFLSNATVSSERTLQEDQQNELHATENSEPAMICSSDHPFMSCSNSVKQDEITQANGFHAENTAKFIKHESREETGCHLRTVHHFAKRYVALKIMYFGQRFYGFASEAQMNPTVESEIFKALERTKLLVGKKEDSNYSRCGRTDKGVSSNGQVISLYLRSNLKGIGANSKKEESTSEEKCEIDYVKVLNKVLPKDIRVLGWCPVSTDFHARFSCLSREYRYLFWKGTLDILAMQEAAKKFIGEHDFRNFCKMDAANVNNYKRHITIFDISSSNKRFSDNELWAMTIKGSAFLWHQVRCMVAVLFMIGQGLESPNIVDVLLDTNNTWRKPQYNMAPELPLILCFCKFKNVNFICSSDASRALHEHLKNEFQSYMMQAAIFHEALGCLPIPDESSAEPGRKKKGHIPLMLRPTEPSYDERRAKLNAKATHKRSPNCPEKINHEPN, encoded by the exons ATGGCGACGGCGGGCGGCCTTGGATACGGCGTTCAGAACCCTCCAATGGAGGTATCGAGGGACCAGGATCTCGTCGCAGACCTCCAATCCCAGCTGGTCTCTCTCCGCCACCGGGTGGAg GAAttggagagggagaaagagagattgTTATCACGGATATCTCGCTGCCGGTGCTCGAAG GAAGAAGATGTAACATTTCTATCTAATGCTACTGTGAGCTCTGAAAGAACTCTTCAAGAGGACCAGCAGAATGAACTTCATGCAACTGAGAATTCAGAACCTGCCATGATCTGTTCTTCTGACCATCCATTCATGTCCTGTAGTAATTCAGTCAAG CAGGATGAAATTACACAGGCCAATGGTTTTCATGCGGAGAACACTGCCAAGTTTATCAAGCATGAATCAAGAGAGGAAACAG GTTGCCACCTGAGGACTGTACATCACTTCGCAAAGAGATATGTTGCTCTGAAAATCATGTATTTTGGTCAGAG GTTTTATGGTTTTGCTTCAGAGGCTCAGATGAATCCAACTGTTGAG TCTGAGATATTTAAGGCACTTGAGAGGACGAAGCTTTTGGTTGGCAAAAAGGAGGACTCAAATTACTCGAGGTGTGGTAGGACCGACAAGGGTGTTTCATCAAATGGCCAA GTGATTTCGCTATATTTACGATCCAACCTGAAGGGCATCGGTGCAAACAGCAAAAAAGAGGAGTCCACATCGGAAGAAAAATGTG AGATTGATTATGTAAAGGTGCTGAATAAAGTCCTCCCAAAAGATATACGAGTGCTAGGCTGGTGTCCTGTTTCCACGGATTTCCATGCAAG GTTTAGCTGTTTAAGCAGAGAATATAGGTACCTTTTCTGGAAGGGAACTTTGGacatattg GCAATGCAGGAGGCTGCGAAGAAGTTTATCGGGGAGCACGACTTCAGAAATTTCTGTAAGATGGATGCGGCAAACGTGAATAACTATAAGCGCCATATCACAATCTTTGACATCTCTTCTTCCAATAAAAG GTTCAGTGATAATGAACTATGGGCAATGACGATCAAGGGGAGTGCTTTTCTGTGGCATCAAGTCCGGTGCATGGTTGCTGTGTTATTTATGATTGGTCAAGGTCTTGAATCCCCTAAT ATAGTTGATGTGCTACTGGATACCAACAACACTTGGAGAAAACCTCAGTACAACATGGCACCGGAGCTCCCATTGATTCTATGTTTTTGCAAATTCAAAAATGTCAACTTTATTTGTTCATCAG ATGCCAGCCGAGCTTTGCACGAACACTTGAAGAATGAATTCCAGAGTTACATGATGCAAGCAGCCATATTTCATGAGGCCCTGGGTTGTTTACCCATTCCAG ATGAGAGTTCAGCAGAACCTGGTCGGAAGAAAAAAGGTCATATTCCTCTCATGCTGCGTCCAACAGAAC catCATATGATGAACGGCGTGCCAAATTGAACGCCAAAGCTACTCATAAGAGGTCACCAAATTGCCCtgaaaaaataaatcatgaaCCGAACTAA
- the LOC105041701 gene encoding uncharacterized protein isoform X2 yields MATAGGLGYGVQNPPMEVSRDQDLVADLQSQLVSLRHRVEELEREKERLLSRISRCRCSKEEDVTFLSNATVSSERTLQEDQQNELHATENSEPAMICSSDHPFMSCSNSVKDEITQANGFHAENTAKFIKHESREETGCHLRTVHHFAKRYVALKIMYFGQRFYGFASEAQMNPTVESEIFKALERTKLLVGKKEDSNYSRCGRTDKGVSSNGQVISLYLRSNLKGIGANSKKEESTSEEKCEIDYVKVLNKVLPKDIRVLGWCPVSTDFHARFSCLSREYRYLFWKGTLDILAMQEAAKKFIGEHDFRNFCKMDAANVNNYKRHITIFDISSSNKRFSDNELWAMTIKGSAFLWHQVRCMVAVLFMIGQGLESPNIVDVLLDTNNTWRKPQYNMAPELPLILCFCKFKNVNFICSSDASRALHEHLKNEFQSYMMQAAIFHEALGCLPIPDESSAEPGRKKKGHIPLMLRPTEPSYDERRAKLNAKATHKRSPNCPEKINHEPN; encoded by the exons ATGGCGACGGCGGGCGGCCTTGGATACGGCGTTCAGAACCCTCCAATGGAGGTATCGAGGGACCAGGATCTCGTCGCAGACCTCCAATCCCAGCTGGTCTCTCTCCGCCACCGGGTGGAg GAAttggagagggagaaagagagattgTTATCACGGATATCTCGCTGCCGGTGCTCGAAG GAAGAAGATGTAACATTTCTATCTAATGCTACTGTGAGCTCTGAAAGAACTCTTCAAGAGGACCAGCAGAATGAACTTCATGCAACTGAGAATTCAGAACCTGCCATGATCTGTTCTTCTGACCATCCATTCATGTCCTGTAGTAATTCAGTCAAG GATGAAATTACACAGGCCAATGGTTTTCATGCGGAGAACACTGCCAAGTTTATCAAGCATGAATCAAGAGAGGAAACAG GTTGCCACCTGAGGACTGTACATCACTTCGCAAAGAGATATGTTGCTCTGAAAATCATGTATTTTGGTCAGAG GTTTTATGGTTTTGCTTCAGAGGCTCAGATGAATCCAACTGTTGAG TCTGAGATATTTAAGGCACTTGAGAGGACGAAGCTTTTGGTTGGCAAAAAGGAGGACTCAAATTACTCGAGGTGTGGTAGGACCGACAAGGGTGTTTCATCAAATGGCCAA GTGATTTCGCTATATTTACGATCCAACCTGAAGGGCATCGGTGCAAACAGCAAAAAAGAGGAGTCCACATCGGAAGAAAAATGTG AGATTGATTATGTAAAGGTGCTGAATAAAGTCCTCCCAAAAGATATACGAGTGCTAGGCTGGTGTCCTGTTTCCACGGATTTCCATGCAAG GTTTAGCTGTTTAAGCAGAGAATATAGGTACCTTTTCTGGAAGGGAACTTTGGacatattg GCAATGCAGGAGGCTGCGAAGAAGTTTATCGGGGAGCACGACTTCAGAAATTTCTGTAAGATGGATGCGGCAAACGTGAATAACTATAAGCGCCATATCACAATCTTTGACATCTCTTCTTCCAATAAAAG GTTCAGTGATAATGAACTATGGGCAATGACGATCAAGGGGAGTGCTTTTCTGTGGCATCAAGTCCGGTGCATGGTTGCTGTGTTATTTATGATTGGTCAAGGTCTTGAATCCCCTAAT ATAGTTGATGTGCTACTGGATACCAACAACACTTGGAGAAAACCTCAGTACAACATGGCACCGGAGCTCCCATTGATTCTATGTTTTTGCAAATTCAAAAATGTCAACTTTATTTGTTCATCAG ATGCCAGCCGAGCTTTGCACGAACACTTGAAGAATGAATTCCAGAGTTACATGATGCAAGCAGCCATATTTCATGAGGCCCTGGGTTGTTTACCCATTCCAG ATGAGAGTTCAGCAGAACCTGGTCGGAAGAAAAAAGGTCATATTCCTCTCATGCTGCGTCCAACAGAAC catCATATGATGAACGGCGTGCCAAATTGAACGCCAAAGCTACTCATAAGAGGTCACCAAATTGCCCtgaaaaaataaatcatgaaCCGAACTAA
- the LOC105041699 gene encoding F-actin-capping protein subunit beta, which yields MEAAMDLMRRISPNQSEMALSALLSLLPHHSTDLLSQVDQPLQVCMDTELMKEFILCEYNRDADSYRSPWSNKYFPLLEDGPLPSEELRKLEIEANEVFTVYRDQYYEGGVSSVYIWENDDQGFVACFLIKKDGSKTAHGRRGHLQEGSWDAIHVIEVGPEEEGNARYCLTSTVMLSLTTEEKPSGTFNLSGSIRRQMSSDLSVAEGHLCNMGKMIEEMEGKLRNSLDQVYFGKTREMVCTLRPPPEGIQFRLPES from the exons ATGGAGGCGGCGATGGATCTCATGCGGAGGATCTCTCCGAACCAAAGCGAGATGGCGCTTTCGGCACTGCTTTCCCTCCTCCCCCACCACTCCACCGACCTCCTCTCCCAAGTTGACCAGCCCCTCCag GTTTGTATGGATACGGAGTTGATGAAGGAGTTCATCCTGTGTGAATACAACAGGGATGCCGATTCATATAG ATCGCCTTGGTCAAACAAATATTTCCCACTTCTGGAAGATGGGCCGCTACCATCTGAGGAACTGAGGAAACTTGAAATTGAAGCAAATGAGGTTTTTACTGTTTATCGTGACCA GTATTATGAAGGGGGTGTCTCATCAGTGTACATCTGGGAAAATGACGACCAGGGCTTTGTGGCATGTTTCTTAATAAAGAAAG ATGGATCAAAGACCGCGCATGGGAGAAGAGGACATTTGCAGGAGGGTTCATGGGATGCTATTCATGTTATTGAG GTTGGACCAGAAGAAGAGGGGAATGCTCGTTACTGCCTAACCAGTACCGTTATGTTATCATTGACCACAGAAGAGAAGCCATCAGGGACTTTCAATCTGTCAGGATCAATCAGAAGACAG ATGAGTTCAGACCTTTCAGTAGCAGAAGGCCACCTGTGTAACATGGGAAAGATGATAGAAGAAATGGAGGGCAAGCTCAGGAACTCACTGGATCAG GTGTATTTTGGGAAGACAAGAGAGATGGTCTGCACGTTGAGGCCACCACCTGAAGGCATACAATTTAGATTGCCTGAAAGCTGA
- the LOC105041698 gene encoding co-chaperone protein p23-1 yields the protein MSRHPTTKWAQRSDKVYITIELPDAKDVKLNLQPDGHFYFYATSGADNIPYEIDFELFDKVNVEESRAAIGLRNICYLVKKAEKKWWSRLLKNEGRPPVFLKADWDKWIDEDDENENRFGDMDFGDMDFSKLDMGGADDELEDDAADALDRNGDDEMEETKAGSSNVEESKEEVAQAAAANESKAKA from the exons ATGAG TCGACATCCAACTACAAAGTGGGCTCAAAGATCTGATAAGGTGTATATCACCATTGAACTACCGGATGCAAAGGATGTGAAATTGAACTTGCAACCAGATGGGCATTTTTATTTCTATGCAACTAGCGGAGCAGATAATATACCGTATGAGATTGACTTTGAATTATTTGACAAGGTCAATGTGGAG GAGAGTAGAGCTGCTATTGGATTGAGGAACATATGCTACCTTGTGAAGAAAGCTGAGAAGAAATGGTGGAGCAGGCTGCTGAAGAATGAAGGGAGGCCTCCTGTGTTCTTGAAGGCTGATTGGGACAAATGGATTGATGAAGATGATGAGAATGAAAATAGAT TTGGAGATATGGACTTTGGTGATATGGACTTCTCG AAGTTGGACATGGGTGGTGCTGATGATGAGCTTGAAGACGATGCTGCTGATGCCCTTGACAGGAATGGAG ATGATGAAATGGAAGAGACCAAAGCAGGAAGTAGTAATGTGGAGGAAAGCAAGGAGGAGGTAGCCCAAGCTGCAGCTGCTAATGAATCCAAGGCAAAAGCATGA